The segment TGGCCGGTTCCATCCGCGGCGTCGGCTACCTGCTCAAGGACCGGGTCGCCGAGGTCCGCGAGTTCGTCGACGCGGTCGCCCGGGTCGCCGCGGGCGGCACCGCGCTCGACCCCGAGGTGGTGCAGCAGCTGCTCAGCCGCAGCCGGCAGGTCGACACCCTGGCCGGCCTCACCCCGCGCGAGCGCGAGGTGCTCGGCCTGATGGCGGAGGGCCGCACCAACGCGGCGATCGCCAAGCAGCTGGTGGTCTCCGACGGCGCCGTCGAGAAGCACGTGTCGAACATCTTCCAGAAGCTCGGCCTGGGGCAGAGCCAGGAGGACCACCGGCGGGTTCTCGCCGTCCTCGCCTACCTGGAGTCCTGACCCCCGCCGACCCGCCCGCTGACCCGCCGGAACCGTCTGCGCGAGTTCCCCTCCAGCTGTGCTCCGCCCGCTTAGGATGCCCTGTGGTGCGCCAGGCGGACGGGGCACACGGCTCACGCCCGCGGCTGGCTTTCCGACGAGGAGGTCTGCGGCAGTGACCAGTCAGGTCGATCAGTCAGAAGCGGTGGACGGCTCGGACGGCCCGGAGGGCTCCGCGCGGGTGTCGGCCGGGCGGGCCGCCAAGCCGATCCGGCGGCTGGACCGGGTGATCATCCGGTTCGCGGGCGACTCGGGCGACGGCATGCAGCTCACCGGGGACCGCTTCACCTCGGAGACGGCCGCGTTCGGCAACGACCTGTCCACGCTGCCGAACTTCCCGGCCGAGATCCGGGCCCCCGCCGGGACGCTGCCGGGGGTCTCCTCGTTCCAGCTGCACTTCGCGGACCACGACATCCTCACCCCGGGCGACGCGCCGGACGTGCTGGTCGCGATGAACCCGGCCGCGCTGAAGGCCAACCTGCCGGACCTGCCCGCCGGGGCCGAGGTCATCGTCGACACCGACGAGTTCACCAAGCGGGCGCTGGCCAAGGTCGGCTACGCCGCCTCGCCGCTGGAGGACGGCTCGCTGGAGGCGTTCCGGCTGCACCCGGTGCCGCTGACCACGCTGACGCTGGAGGCGCTGAAGGACAGCGGGCTGGCCCGGAAGGACGCCGAGCGGGCGAAGAACATGTTCGCGCTCGGGCTGCTGTCGTGGATGTACCACCGGCCCACCCACGGCACCGAGCTGTTCCTGCGGCAGAAGTTCGCCAAGAAGCCGGAGATCGCCGAGGCCAACGTCACGGCGTTCCGGGCCGGGTGGAACTTCGGCGAGACCACCGAGGACTTCGCGGTCTCCTACGAGGTGCAGCCCGCGAAGCTGCCGGCCGGCACCTACCGGAACATCTCCGGGAACCTGGCGCTGTCGTACGGGCTGGTGGCGGCGGGGGAGCGCTCCGGGCTGCCGGTGTTCCTCGGCTCGTACCCGATCACCCCGGCCTCGGACATCCTGCACGAGCTGGCCAAGCACAAGAACTTCGGCGTGCGCACCTTCCAGGCGGAGGACGAGATCGCCGGGATCGGCGCCGCGCTCGGGGCCGCGTTCGGCGGCGCGCTCGGGGTGACCACGACCTCGGGGCCCGGCGTGGCGCTGAAGTCGGAGACGATCGGGCTGGCGGTGTCGATGGAGCTGCCGCTGGTGGTGGTCGACATCCAGCGCGGCGGCCCCTCGACC is part of the Kitasatospora setae KM-6054 genome and harbors:
- a CDS encoding response regulator transcription factor, which produces MRVVIAEDSVLLREGLTRLLTDRGMEVVAGVGDGEQLVRTVGELHAAGELPDVVVADVRMPPTHTDEGVRACVELRARHPGLGVLVLSQHVEEQYAGELLAGSIRGVGYLLKDRVAEVREFVDAVARVAAGGTALDPEVVQQLLSRSRQVDTLAGLTPREREVLGLMAEGRTNAAIAKQLVVSDGAVEKHVSNIFQKLGLGQSQEDHRRVLAVLAYLES
- a CDS encoding 2-oxoacid:acceptor oxidoreductase subunit alpha, whose translation is MTSQVDQSEAVDGSDGPEGSARVSAGRAAKPIRRLDRVIIRFAGDSGDGMQLTGDRFTSETAAFGNDLSTLPNFPAEIRAPAGTLPGVSSFQLHFADHDILTPGDAPDVLVAMNPAALKANLPDLPAGAEVIVDTDEFTKRALAKVGYAASPLEDGSLEAFRLHPVPLTTLTLEALKDSGLARKDAERAKNMFALGLLSWMYHRPTHGTELFLRQKFAKKPEIAEANVTAFRAGWNFGETTEDFAVSYEVQPAKLPAGTYRNISGNLALSYGLVAAGERSGLPVFLGSYPITPASDILHELAKHKNFGVRTFQAEDEIAGIGAALGAAFGGALGVTTTSGPGVALKSETIGLAVSMELPLVVVDIQRGGPSTGLPTKTEQADLLQAMFGRNGEAPVPIVAPATPAECFTAALDAARIALTYRTPVFLLSDGYLANGSEPWKLPEIDELPDLRVEFATEPNGPDGTFRPYQRDPHTLARPWAVPGTPGLEHRIGGIEKQDGTGNISYDPANHDFMVRTRQAKVDNIAVPDVEVDDPSGRARVLVLGWGSTYGPITAAVRRVRADGGDVAQAHLRHLNPFPANLGAVLRGYERVIVPEMNLGQLALLLRARYLVDAQSYNQVRGLPFKAAQLADVLQAALGSLDAEETR